Genomic segment of Caproiciproducens sp. NJN-50:
GATCACCGACAGAATTACAATGACGGGAATAATGACATGCTTCGGCACCTCGACCACTTTGCAGAAAAGATGGATGCCCGTCAGGCCGAGAACAAGCAGGAAACAGTTCGCGAGAATCAGAGCGCCGACGATCGTCCAGAAGAACTCCGGCTGATCCTGCATCAGGAGCGGACCCGGGCGGATGCCGTGGATGGTCAGGGCGCCGATCAGGATCGCCGTGACCGAGTCGCCGGGGATCCCGAGCGTCATCATGGGGATAAACGCGCCGCCGATGGCGGCATTATTGGCGCTTTCCGGAGCGATCACACCGGCATAGGCCCCTTCGCCGAAGGGGCGGTTGGGATTCTTTACCGAGCGCTTGGCGTGATCGTAGGCGATCAGGGCCGCAATGTCCCCGCCGGTGCCGGGCAGCGCCCCCACGAGCGTTCCGAGCGCGGAGCAGCGCATCGCAAGGGGCATATAATGTTTCATGATTTTCCAGTCCGGCAGAATTCTCTGAATCTGCTGCTTCACCGGCTTCAGGTTAAAATGCAGCTGGTACAGGGCCTCGGACATGCCGAACAGGCCGATCATGACCACGACAAAATTGATGCCGGCCAGGAGGCTGGGGATGCCGAACGTCAGCCGGGGCTGGGCCGTGACGGAGTCCATTCCGATCATTCCGACCACCACGCCGAAAAAGGCGGTGATCAGCGCCTTCGGCAGGGATCCCTTGCTCAGGGAGCCAACCAGGAACAGCGCCATGATCGCCAGCAGCAAATAATCGCGGGCGGCGAAATTGATGGCGAGGCGGCCGATCAGGGGAGAGAGCAGCGTCAGGCACAGCAGTCCGACGAATCCGCCCAGCACCGATTCGGTGGTGCTCAGTCCCATCGCGGTCCCCGCCTCTCCCTTCTGGGCCAGCGGATATCCGTCGAAGCCCGTCGCCACAGCCGCGGGGGCCCCGGGGATGTTCAGCAGGATCGCGGAGCGGCTCCCGCCGTATACGCCGCCGGTGAAGACGCCGATCATCAGCGCCAGGGCCGGATTGGTATCCCAGGAAAAGGTAAAGGAGATCAGCAGTGAGACCGCCATCGTCACGGAGAGTCCGGGAATCGCGCCGATGTAAATTCCAAGGAAAACGCCCACTGCAATCCAGAGAATCATCGTGATGGAAGTGTAAGCTGTAAAAAATCCACCAAAGCCGTTGAAATAACCGGAGAATAAAGATGCCAGAGATGCCATGGACGCA
This window contains:
- a CDS encoding tripartite tricarboxylate transporter permease encodes the protein MASLASLFSGYFNGFGGFFTAYTSITMILWIAVGVFLGIYIGAIPGLSVTMAVSLLISFTFSWDTNPALALMIGVFTGGVYGGSRSAILLNIPGAPAAVATGFDGYPLAQKGEAGTAMGLSTTESVLGGFVGLLCLTLLSPLIGRLAINFAARDYLLLAIMALFLVGSLSKGSLPKALITAFFGVVVGMIGMDSVTAQPRLTFGIPSLLAGINFVVVMIGLFGMSEALYQLHFNLKPVKQQIQRILPDWKIMKHYMPLAMRCSALGTLVGALPGTGGDIAALIAYDHAKRSVKNPNRPFGEGAYAGVIAPESANNAAIGGAFIPMMTLGIPGDSVTAILIGALTIHGIRPGPLLMQDQPEFFWTIVGALILANCFLLVLGLTGIHLFCKVVEVPKHVIIPVIVILSVIGSYSINNSVTDIYWMFFFGILGYLFKMHDFPVATMVLGIILSNILDTNWRRAMNIAHGQLGEFVAGFFTHPISLILLLFVIFIAIPKSTKQRFLALFRKKSATES